CCAGAGGATGTTTTCATGTTATGGAAAGTTGCCATGAATTTGTATTCAGAATCAAAGGGAATGCTTGCAATTCTGGGATTGTTTTTCTGGAATTGTTGAACATTAACACCACCTTTTTCTGCAAGCACGTAAAGTGCGGCCTCTGTCGGGTCCCCTACTACTTCTCCATCTTTAATGACAGTGTCAATACAAAGAGCACATGGAAATAGAACATAATCGAGGTTTTCTTCTGGTTCTCCTTCTATTCTCTGTATCTTCCCATCGAAACTGTACCCTTCTCCAGAGACAGTGTATCGATGCTTCACAGTGGATATAGCTCTAACAGTCATCTGGTTCATGGTTAGTGTACCGGTTTTATCGGAGTTGATTGCGGTGGTGGAGCCCAGGGTTTCCACTGCTGGCATGTTCTTGATGATAGCATTCTTCTTAGCCATAGCTACCATACCCATGGCTAGGATGGACGTAACAACAGCAGGTAAGGCATCTGGGATAGAACCAATGGCCAGAGATATGCCAATATTAAACAGAGTCTTAAATGATCCTCCCTGGTAAATTCCAATGGCCACAATAGCTAAAAATGCGAAAATTGCCATTCCTATAATAAACAGAGTGACTCGGTCAATTTGTTTAGTGAGGGGGGTTTTTTCAAGCTTATGCTCCTTTAACATAGTGGCTATATGGCCCACTTCTGAGTTCATTCCAGTCTGGGTGATGAGGATCTCACCATGCCCTCTGGTTACATTGGTATTCATAAAGGCCATATTCACCAAGTCTTGGATGGGTGGATCTGGTGTTGTAATAACTTCAATATTCTTATCAACTGCTATACTTTCTCCTGTGAGGGCTGATTCTTCTATTTGGAGGTTAGTTGCAACAATTACCCGCCCATCAGCTGGGACACGATCACCAGCATCTAGGATGACAATATCACCAGGTACTATGTTTTCAGCCTCGATTTGAGTTACTACACCATCTCGGCGCACTTTGGCAACTACTTTCATCATCTTGTTAAGTGCGGCAACGCTCTTTGATGCTTTTGCTTCCTGCTTATATCCTAAATTAGCGATGAAAATTGTTAAAATAAGTAGAAGTAAAAATGTCCTATATTCTGCGATGAAAAGGCTTACTATAGCTGCAACAACTAAAACAATTTGCATATAGGCTTTGTACTGTTCTAACCATCTCTTCCATCCGGGTTTCTCCTTTTCTTCTTCAAGCACATTTAATCCATATTTTTTAACACGATTTACGACATCTGTAGATTTAAGACCTTGTTCTATTAAAACTTCCAACTTTTTAGATGTTTCGTCAATGCTTAGCGCGTGCCAAGCCTCTTTTTTATTTTCATTGCCTGAATATTGCCCTGATGAATTTGACATCTCTATTCCTCCGCCTATTTGATAGTGGAATTTCATCAAATGAGGTTATAACTATGAATCAATTGTTCTGCCAAATGAATAAATTTCTATAGCCTAAAGAAAATATAAAAAGCAAAGAATTTTTTTAGCTAATTTCTGTGCCAAATGATATGTGCTTAGAAACATATGATATTTTCTGTAAAGTCATCCATATAATTTA
This genomic interval from Methanobacterium sp. contains the following:
- a CDS encoding cation-transporting P-type ATPase; the protein is MSNSSGQYSGNENKKEAWHALSIDETSKKLEVLIEQGLKSTDVVNRVKKYGLNVLEEEKEKPGWKRWLEQYKAYMQIVLVVAAIVSLFIAEYRTFLLLLILTIFIANLGYKQEAKASKSVAALNKMMKVVAKVRRDGVVTQIEAENIVPGDIVILDAGDRVPADGRVIVATNLQIEESALTGESIAVDKNIEVITTPDPPIQDLVNMAFMNTNVTRGHGEILITQTGMNSEVGHIATMLKEHKLEKTPLTKQIDRVTLFIIGMAIFAFLAIVAIGIYQGGSFKTLFNIGISLAIGSIPDALPAVVTSILAMGMVAMAKKNAIIKNMPAVETLGSTTAINSDKTGTLTMNQMTVRAISTVKHRYTVSGEGYSFDGKIQRIEGEPEENLDYVLFPCALCIDTVIKDGEVVGDPTEAALYVLAEKGGVNVQQFQKNNPRIASIPFDSEYKFMATFHNMKTSSGKQVVRAYVKGAPDVILRRSDYGLMPDGQAKKLNSKDRKRVEDENKRIASEGLRVLALAQKDFDPETFDPKADLMPLTESMMMTALIGEVDPPRKEAKNAIKKAKEAGVRVRMITGDHAVTAEAIGHELGIEGTTITGKEFAALSDAEAEKRIDDIGILARVAPEHKVRLVKTLKRKGNIVAMTGDGVNDAPSIKAADIGIAMGITGTDVAKGAAEMILVDDNFSTIISAIEEGRKIYDNLQKFLRIQIANLFMFILAFLGSSIFAIAGTALYTPGQVLWIHMLIVAPIGMMFGLDMATPGIMNRKPRRYDEGIISKTMYLKLFIFGAFMAASSLYVYQMGQTAYGSLQIGQTMGLVTLSLMNIFLALNIRFPRETAFQRATFSNHRLIYAYLWILFGTFLITETRLFHQLFGTVSLDAYQWGICLIPGIILLIIGEIDKRFIQSKK